One segment of Daphnia magna isolate NIES linkage group LG2, ASM2063170v1.1, whole genome shotgun sequence DNA contains the following:
- the LOC116915918 gene encoding GAS2-like protein 2 isoform X6 has product MSFRRQHRQTGTGEASSRWAWPPMGGGGRASAANGPRGGSLSALDLLDRSADEPDVGWPQTEAELAKFYQSSIMDQQQRHLEPLREDLADWLNKILDLDYLTSSNFMDMLDTGVLICHLARRIQGIAKDVVTSRSRALFGDGVDAAAKYDDASTAALLNVPPDNVKQAQQYLQALLRSTNNQANLLAAAKAVPQGRVRCWERAAKGSFFSRENACNFLNFCRQLGIHENLLFESEDLVLHGQPRNVILCLLELGRVAGRLGMEPPGLVQLEREVDLQIERQADEVSSSPSSPTNSYGRLPFSRPIKNPSELDKKVEHFLLKSQAECRCAEKYCDRLKIYKISEGLYRIGDRNVFIRLFKDRHVMVRVGGGWDTLEHYLIRHDPCRRGHDHSRSPTPECGGRPRLSNGTISPVGPSLMTSSTPCLSHEARGRTPEKIMIGTVTPTSSSTSVASNGRRRYVGRSLTMDLNQQINTHFSTNSMATTPNSRRSSGTSNSTSSFTTHTKLSTLTAAYKQEGTLSPTGLTPTALTPTALTPELSKTMGFNFGRAPMIPGRNGSFNAGNSIKRSRPTPVYNRSRTTDLSDLARRTNALISPSLR; this is encoded by the exons ATGTCTTTTAGGCGTCAGCACAGACAAACTGGAACGGGAGAAGCATCTTCGCGATGGGCGTGGCCACCAATGGGAGGAGGTGGTAGAGCAAGTGCGGCTAACGGACCCCGAGGCGGTAGTTTGAGCGCGCTGGACCTGCTGGATCGGTCGGCCGATGAGCCAGACGTTGGCTGGCCGCAGACGGAAGCGGAGCTGGCCAAATTTTATCAATCTAGCATCATGGATCAACAACAGCGGCACTTGGAGCCGCTCCGTGAAGATTTGGCCGATTGGCTCAACAAAATCCTTG ATTTGGATTATTTGACGTCGTCCAACTTTATGGATATGCTGGACACTGGCGTCCTGATTTGCCACCTGGCGCGACGCATTCAAGGGATAGCCAAGGACGTTGTTACGAGTCGCTCGAGGGCTCTCTTCGGTGACGGTGTCGACGCTGCTGCGAAATATGACGATGCTAGTACGGCCGCTCTCCTCAACGTCCCGCCGGATAACGTGAAACAGGCACAACAATACCTCCAAGCGCTCCTTAGAAGTACCAATAATCAAGCAAATCTTCTAGCCGCTGCCAAg GCTGTGCCGCAAGGAAGAGTCCGGTGCTGGGAACGAGCGGCCAAAGGCAGTTTCTTCTCGCGCGAGAATGCCTGcaattttctgaatttttGCCGGCAATTGGGCATCCATGAAAACCTTCTGTTCGAGAGCGAAGATTTAG TGTTGCACGGACAACCGAGGAATGTGATCCTATGCCTACTGGAGTTGGGAAGGGTGGCTGGCCGATTAGGCATGGAGCCGCCCGGATTGGTGCAGCTGGAACGTGAAGTGGACCTACAAATCGAACG ACAAGCCGATGAGGTGAGTTCATCTCCTTCTTCTCCGACCAACAGCTACGGCAGATTGCCCTTCAGCCGGCCCATCAAAAATCCATCTGAATTAGACAAAAAG GTGGAACATTTCTTATTAAAATCGCAAGCCGAGTGCCGTTGTGCGGAAAAGTATTGTGATCGTCTCAAGATTTACAAAATATCCGAAGGACTTTATCGGATCGGAGACCGGAACGTCTTCATCCGT CTTTTCAAGGATCGTCACGTCATGGTTCGCGTCGGAGGAGGATG gGACACGCTTGAGCACTATCTCATCCGTCACGATCCATGTCGTCGAGGCCATGACCACAGCCGCAGCCCTACTCCAGAGTGTGGAGGCCGGCCAAGGCTGTCTAACGGAACCATCAGCCCGGTTGGCCCGTCGCTTATGACCAGCTCCACTCCCTGCCTGTCGCACGAA GCAAGAGGCAGGACGCCGGAAAAAATTATGATCGGTACGGTGACACCAACGTCGTCGTCGACGAGCGTCGCCAGCAATGGTCGCAGGAGATACGTCGGTCGCAGTCTCACAATGGATCTGAATCAGCAAATCAACACTCATTTTAGTACCAACTCGATGGCAACGACACCGAACAGTCGGCGTAGTTCAGGAACGTCCAATTCAACTTCAAGTTTCACCACGCATACCAAGCTGTCCACATTGACAGCAGCCTACAAG CAGGAAGGGACTCTCTCACCTACAGGTCTAACGCCTACGGCATTGACACCTACGGCACTGACACCTGAGCTGAGCAAAACGATGGGCTTCAACTTCGGAAGAGCTCCTATGATTCCGGGACGAAACGGTTCTTTCAACGCTGGAAATAGCATCAAGCGATCACGACCCACGCCTGTCTACAATCGTTCACGAACCACCGATCTGTCAGACCTGGCGCGTCGTACAAACGCTCTCATCTCACCCTCTCTACGCTAA
- the LOC116915918 gene encoding GAS2-like protein pickled eggs isoform X5, which translates to MSFRRQHRQTGTGEASSRWAWPPMGGGGRASAANGPRGGSLSALDLLDRSADEPDVGWPQTEAELAKFYQSSIMDQQQRHLEPLREDLADWLNKILDLDYLTSSNFMDMLDTGVLICHLARRIQGIAKDVVTSRSRALFGDGVDAAAKYDDASTAALLNVPPDNVKQAQQYLQALLRSTNNQANLLAAAKAVPQGRVRCWERAAKGSFFSRENACNFLNFCRQLGIHENLLFESEDLVLHGQPRNVILCLLELGRVAGRLGMEPPGLVQLEREVDLQIERYQCGLEQMTANLLRLRDDNDDDNDHAHNDHNNHSVPQTTNEPLTPSDESKAVDEPSNNDVMGHEHEAGQIPVAHLNRQADEVSSSPSSPTNSYGRLPFSRPIKNPSELDKKVEHFLLKSQAECRCAEKYCDRLKIYKISEGLYRIGDRNVFIRLFKDRHVMVRVGGGWDTLEHYLIRHDPCRRGHDHSRSPTPECGGRPRLSNGTISPVGPSLMTSSTPCLSHEARGRTPEKIMIGTVTPTSSSTSVASNGRRRYVGRSLTMDLNQQINTHFSTNSMATTPNSRRSSGTSNSTSSFTTHTKLSTLTAAYKQEGTLSPTGLTPTALTPTALTPELSKTMGFNFGRAPMIPGRNGSFNAGNSIKRSRPTPVYNRSRTTDLSDLARRTNALISPSLR; encoded by the exons ATGTCTTTTAGGCGTCAGCACAGACAAACTGGAACGGGAGAAGCATCTTCGCGATGGGCGTGGCCACCAATGGGAGGAGGTGGTAGAGCAAGTGCGGCTAACGGACCCCGAGGCGGTAGTTTGAGCGCGCTGGACCTGCTGGATCGGTCGGCCGATGAGCCAGACGTTGGCTGGCCGCAGACGGAAGCGGAGCTGGCCAAATTTTATCAATCTAGCATCATGGATCAACAACAGCGGCACTTGGAGCCGCTCCGTGAAGATTTGGCCGATTGGCTCAACAAAATCCTTG ATTTGGATTATTTGACGTCGTCCAACTTTATGGATATGCTGGACACTGGCGTCCTGATTTGCCACCTGGCGCGACGCATTCAAGGGATAGCCAAGGACGTTGTTACGAGTCGCTCGAGGGCTCTCTTCGGTGACGGTGTCGACGCTGCTGCGAAATATGACGATGCTAGTACGGCCGCTCTCCTCAACGTCCCGCCGGATAACGTGAAACAGGCACAACAATACCTCCAAGCGCTCCTTAGAAGTACCAATAATCAAGCAAATCTTCTAGCCGCTGCCAAg GCTGTGCCGCAAGGAAGAGTCCGGTGCTGGGAACGAGCGGCCAAAGGCAGTTTCTTCTCGCGCGAGAATGCCTGcaattttctgaatttttGCCGGCAATTGGGCATCCATGAAAACCTTCTGTTCGAGAGCGAAGATTTAG TGTTGCACGGACAACCGAGGAATGTGATCCTATGCCTACTGGAGTTGGGAAGGGTGGCTGGCCGATTAGGCATGGAGCCGCCCGGATTGGTGCAGCTGGAACGTGAAGTGGACCTACAAATCGAACGGTACCAATGCGGTCTGGAACAGATGACAGCCAATCTTCTTCGTCTACGTGACGATAATGATGATGACAATGATCACGCTCATAATGATCATAATAACCATTCCGTTCCTCAAACCACCAACGAACCTTTAACCCCCTCTGATGAAAGCAAGGCCGTCGATGAGCCGTCAAACAACGACGTGATGGGCCACGAACACGAGGCCGGACAAATACCTGTAGCTCACCTCAACAG ACAAGCCGATGAGGTGAGTTCATCTCCTTCTTCTCCGACCAACAGCTACGGCAGATTGCCCTTCAGCCGGCCCATCAAAAATCCATCTGAATTAGACAAAAAG GTGGAACATTTCTTATTAAAATCGCAAGCCGAGTGCCGTTGTGCGGAAAAGTATTGTGATCGTCTCAAGATTTACAAAATATCCGAAGGACTTTATCGGATCGGAGACCGGAACGTCTTCATCCGT CTTTTCAAGGATCGTCACGTCATGGTTCGCGTCGGAGGAGGATG gGACACGCTTGAGCACTATCTCATCCGTCACGATCCATGTCGTCGAGGCCATGACCACAGCCGCAGCCCTACTCCAGAGTGTGGAGGCCGGCCAAGGCTGTCTAACGGAACCATCAGCCCGGTTGGCCCGTCGCTTATGACCAGCTCCACTCCCTGCCTGTCGCACGAA GCAAGAGGCAGGACGCCGGAAAAAATTATGATCGGTACGGTGACACCAACGTCGTCGTCGACGAGCGTCGCCAGCAATGGTCGCAGGAGATACGTCGGTCGCAGTCTCACAATGGATCTGAATCAGCAAATCAACACTCATTTTAGTACCAACTCGATGGCAACGACACCGAACAGTCGGCGTAGTTCAGGAACGTCCAATTCAACTTCAAGTTTCACCACGCATACCAAGCTGTCCACATTGACAGCAGCCTACAAG CAGGAAGGGACTCTCTCACCTACAGGTCTAACGCCTACGGCATTGACACCTACGGCACTGACACCTGAGCTGAGCAAAACGATGGGCTTCAACTTCGGAAGAGCTCCTATGATTCCGGGACGAAACGGTTCTTTCAACGCTGGAAATAGCATCAAGCGATCACGACCCACGCCTGTCTACAATCGTTCACGAACCACCGATCTGTCAGACCTGGCGCGTCGTACAAACGCTCTCATCTCACCCTCTCTACGCTAA
- the LOC116915918 gene encoding uncharacterized protein LOC116915918 isoform X4: MSFRRQHRQTGTGEASSRWAWPPMGGGGRASAANGPRGGSLSALDLLDRSADEPDVGWPQTEAELAKFYQSSIMDQQQRHLEPLREDLADWLNKILDLDYLTSSNFMDMLDTGVLICHLARRIQGIAKDVVTSRSRALFGDGVDAAAKYDDASTAALLNVPPDNVKQAQQYLQALLRSTNNQANLLAAAKAVPQGRVRCWERAAKGSFFSRENACNFLNFCRQLGIHENLLFESEDLVLHGQPRNVILCLLELGRVAGRLGMEPPGLVQLEREVDLQIERYQCGLEQMTANLLRLRDDNDDDNDHAHNDHNNHSVPQTTNEPLTPSDESKAVDEPSNNDVMGHEHEAGQIPVAHLNRSLTYSVNAKMDDQDPSLLTRCGSPTRDEYLPSLLPVAPTDDKPACCSPVSPSPSNTSTTSTTTTNASQTPSIVCRQADEVEHFLLKSQAECRCAEKYCDRLKIYKISEGLYRIGDRNVFIRLFKDRHVMVRVGGGWDTLEHYLIRHDPCRRGHDHSRSPTPECGGRPRLSNGTISPVGPSLMTSSTPCLSHEARGRTPEKIMIGTVTPTSSSTSVASNGRRRYVGRSLTMDLNQQINTHFSTNSMATTPNSRRSSGTSNSTSSFTTHTKLSTLTAAYKQEGTLSPTGLTPTALTPTALTPELSKTMGFNFGRAPMIPGRNGSFNAGNSIKRSRPTPVYNRSRTTDLSDLARRTNALISPSLR; encoded by the exons ATGTCTTTTAGGCGTCAGCACAGACAAACTGGAACGGGAGAAGCATCTTCGCGATGGGCGTGGCCACCAATGGGAGGAGGTGGTAGAGCAAGTGCGGCTAACGGACCCCGAGGCGGTAGTTTGAGCGCGCTGGACCTGCTGGATCGGTCGGCCGATGAGCCAGACGTTGGCTGGCCGCAGACGGAAGCGGAGCTGGCCAAATTTTATCAATCTAGCATCATGGATCAACAACAGCGGCACTTGGAGCCGCTCCGTGAAGATTTGGCCGATTGGCTCAACAAAATCCTTG ATTTGGATTATTTGACGTCGTCCAACTTTATGGATATGCTGGACACTGGCGTCCTGATTTGCCACCTGGCGCGACGCATTCAAGGGATAGCCAAGGACGTTGTTACGAGTCGCTCGAGGGCTCTCTTCGGTGACGGTGTCGACGCTGCTGCGAAATATGACGATGCTAGTACGGCCGCTCTCCTCAACGTCCCGCCGGATAACGTGAAACAGGCACAACAATACCTCCAAGCGCTCCTTAGAAGTACCAATAATCAAGCAAATCTTCTAGCCGCTGCCAAg GCTGTGCCGCAAGGAAGAGTCCGGTGCTGGGAACGAGCGGCCAAAGGCAGTTTCTTCTCGCGCGAGAATGCCTGcaattttctgaatttttGCCGGCAATTGGGCATCCATGAAAACCTTCTGTTCGAGAGCGAAGATTTAG TGTTGCACGGACAACCGAGGAATGTGATCCTATGCCTACTGGAGTTGGGAAGGGTGGCTGGCCGATTAGGCATGGAGCCGCCCGGATTGGTGCAGCTGGAACGTGAAGTGGACCTACAAATCGAACGGTACCAATGCGGTCTGGAACAGATGACAGCCAATCTTCTTCGTCTACGTGACGATAATGATGATGACAATGATCACGCTCATAATGATCATAATAACCATTCCGTTCCTCAAACCACCAACGAACCTTTAACCCCCTCTGATGAAAGCAAGGCCGTCGATGAGCCGTCAAACAACGACGTGATGGGCCACGAACACGAGGCCGGACAAATACCTGTAGCTCACCTCAACAG ATCTCTAACGTACTCGGTGAATGCCAAAATGGACGACCAAGACCCATCATTACTAACCCGGTGTGGCTCGCCAACCCGTGACGAATACCTTCCTTCATTACTTCCGGTAGCGCCGACCGATGACAAACCGGCCTGTTGTTCTCCCGTGTCACCATCTCCGTCCAATACCTCAACCACTTCTACCACAACGACTAACGCCAGCCAAACTCCTTCGATTGTTTGCAGACAAGCCGATGAG GTGGAACATTTCTTATTAAAATCGCAAGCCGAGTGCCGTTGTGCGGAAAAGTATTGTGATCGTCTCAAGATTTACAAAATATCCGAAGGACTTTATCGGATCGGAGACCGGAACGTCTTCATCCGT CTTTTCAAGGATCGTCACGTCATGGTTCGCGTCGGAGGAGGATG gGACACGCTTGAGCACTATCTCATCCGTCACGATCCATGTCGTCGAGGCCATGACCACAGCCGCAGCCCTACTCCAGAGTGTGGAGGCCGGCCAAGGCTGTCTAACGGAACCATCAGCCCGGTTGGCCCGTCGCTTATGACCAGCTCCACTCCCTGCCTGTCGCACGAA GCAAGAGGCAGGACGCCGGAAAAAATTATGATCGGTACGGTGACACCAACGTCGTCGTCGACGAGCGTCGCCAGCAATGGTCGCAGGAGATACGTCGGTCGCAGTCTCACAATGGATCTGAATCAGCAAATCAACACTCATTTTAGTACCAACTCGATGGCAACGACACCGAACAGTCGGCGTAGTTCAGGAACGTCCAATTCAACTTCAAGTTTCACCACGCATACCAAGCTGTCCACATTGACAGCAGCCTACAAG CAGGAAGGGACTCTCTCACCTACAGGTCTAACGCCTACGGCATTGACACCTACGGCACTGACACCTGAGCTGAGCAAAACGATGGGCTTCAACTTCGGAAGAGCTCCTATGATTCCGGGACGAAACGGTTCTTTCAACGCTGGAAATAGCATCAAGCGATCACGACCCACGCCTGTCTACAATCGTTCACGAACCACCGATCTGTCAGACCTGGCGCGTCGTACAAACGCTCTCATCTCACCCTCTCTACGCTAA